Proteins co-encoded in one Sinobacterium norvegicum genomic window:
- a CDS encoding cytochrome P450 produces the protein MKSITPVLEKIATLIPVHRQIEAAQILQKAKKALGKSRPIPQFIERPLPDVYELALDDIDVSNPFLYRQNRWQSYFKRLRDECPVHYQKNSPFGPFWSITRYDDIMYVDKHHALFSSEPIISIGPQPEGLEIETFIAMDPPKHDLQRQAVQGVVAPQNLKQMEALIRSRTQDVLDQLPVGEPFDWVQRVSVELTSRMLATLFDFPYEQRHKLAYWSDVAASSPETFGGVNDENAAFIAAAEAAKAFSLLWRDKEAKLAAGGERGFDLISLLLSDENTKDMIDRPMEFLGTLILLIVGGNDTTRNSMTGGVLALNQFPDEFRKLKNNPALIPTMVSETIRWQTPLAYMRRIATQDVELNGQHIKQGDKVVMWYVSGNRDERVIDQPDVFMVDRKNARNHMSFGFGVHRCMGNRLAEMQLRILWEELLNRFDNIEVLGEPEHVQSNFVKGYTSMMVQLTKKD, from the coding sequence GTCTATCACCCCAGTACTTGAAAAGATTGCCACACTCATTCCTGTACATCGACAAATTGAAGCGGCACAGATTCTTCAAAAAGCAAAAAAAGCACTCGGTAAGAGCCGGCCTATCCCTCAATTTATTGAGCGGCCGCTGCCCGATGTTTATGAACTTGCGTTAGACGATATTGATGTGAGCAACCCGTTTCTGTATCGACAAAACCGTTGGCAGTCGTACTTTAAACGATTGCGCGACGAGTGCCCGGTGCACTACCAAAAAAACAGCCCCTTTGGGCCTTTTTGGTCGATAACACGCTACGACGACATCATGTATGTTGATAAACATCATGCGTTGTTTTCCTCTGAACCGATCATTTCTATTGGCCCGCAACCTGAGGGCTTAGAAATAGAAACCTTTATTGCCATGGACCCGCCAAAACATGATCTACAAAGGCAGGCGGTACAAGGTGTTGTCGCCCCCCAAAACTTGAAACAAATGGAGGCGCTGATCAGAAGCCGAACGCAGGATGTTCTTGACCAACTGCCAGTTGGCGAGCCTTTTGATTGGGTGCAGCGAGTATCGGTTGAACTGACCTCTCGTATGCTGGCGACATTGTTCGATTTCCCCTATGAACAGCGCCACAAATTAGCTTATTGGTCTGATGTGGCGGCATCCAGCCCCGAGACATTTGGCGGCGTAAACGATGAAAACGCAGCGTTTATTGCTGCCGCAGAAGCGGCCAAGGCGTTTTCTTTACTGTGGCGAGACAAAGAAGCCAAGTTAGCAGCGGGGGGGGAAAGGGGGTTCGATTTAATTAGTCTGCTTCTGTCGGACGAAAACACCAAAGATATGATTGACCGACCGATGGAATTTTTGGGCACATTAATCTTGCTCATTGTTGGCGGCAACGATACAACGCGCAATTCGATGACCGGCGGTGTATTGGCCCTTAATCAGTTTCCAGATGAGTTTCGCAAGCTTAAAAACAACCCGGCTTTGATTCCTACCATGGTGTCTGAAACTATTCGCTGGCAAACACCCCTTGCTTACATGCGCCGCATTGCCACGCAGGATGTAGAGCTCAATGGCCAGCATATTAAACAGGGTGACAAGGTGGTGATGTGGTATGTGTCGGGCAATCGCGATGAGCGAGTGATCGATCAGCCCGATGTCTTCATGGTTGATCGTAAAAACGCCAGAAACCATATGTCGTTTGGCTTTGGCGTGCACCGCTGTATGGGTAATCGTCTGGCTGAAATGCAGTTACGAATTTTATGGGAAGAGCTGCTGAACCGGTTCGACAATATAGAGGTGTTAGGTGAACCGGAGCATGTGCAATCAAATTTTGTAAAGGGCTATACCAGCATGATGGTGCAGTTGACTAAAAAGGATTAA